In Streptomyces chartreusis NRRL 3882, the following are encoded in one genomic region:
- a CDS encoding SDR family NAD(P)-dependent oxidoreductase, translating to MTVTEDGPQAMDEASGLSYGPGIDPERLAVCLSVLEELDKLEVDHPDAIAVRRATAGIYRTVKQRRRQERRAAKTAHDKAVTEATATGSAQRIDDETEGLLPSSRTEEGRIAGILQRPRSCYTCKTRYVEVDYFYHQLCPDCARVNREKRDVRADLTGKRALLTGGRAKIGMYIALRLLRDGAHTTVTTRFPKDAIRRFKAMDDSADWIHRLEVVGIDLRDPAQAVALAEQVAEAGPLDILVNNATQTVRRLPSAYAALVEGESAPLPAGELPAHHVIGAFNSGAVDGLAALPLGTSGLDAQQVADLALVAGNASVERHLDGTAIDAGGLVPDVVESNTWVQTIEQISPVELLETQLCNYTAPFILISRLRPVMAEAAKKAASKRAYVVNVSAMEGVFGRGYKGAGHPNTNAAKAAMNMVTRTSAQEMFETDGILMTSVDTGWITDERPHYDKLRLAEAGFHAPLDLVDGAARVYDPIVRGEAGEDLYGVFLKDYAPGKW from the coding sequence ATGACGGTGACAGAGGACGGCCCGCAGGCCATGGACGAGGCGAGCGGGCTCTCGTACGGACCCGGCATCGACCCGGAGCGGCTGGCCGTCTGCCTCAGCGTGCTCGAGGAACTCGACAAGCTGGAGGTCGACCACCCGGACGCCATCGCCGTGCGCCGGGCCACCGCGGGCATCTACCGCACGGTCAAGCAGCGCCGCCGCCAGGAGCGCCGGGCCGCCAAGACCGCCCACGACAAGGCGGTCACGGAGGCCACGGCGACCGGGTCCGCCCAGCGCATCGACGACGAGACCGAGGGCCTGCTCCCCTCCTCGCGCACCGAGGAGGGCAGGATCGCGGGGATACTCCAGCGCCCGCGCTCCTGCTACACCTGCAAGACCCGCTACGTGGAAGTCGACTACTTCTACCACCAGCTCTGTCCGGACTGCGCCCGCGTGAACCGCGAGAAGCGCGACGTCCGGGCCGACCTCACCGGCAAGCGCGCCCTGCTCACCGGCGGCCGCGCCAAGATCGGCATGTACATCGCGCTCAGGCTGCTGCGCGACGGCGCCCACACCACGGTCACCACCCGCTTCCCCAAGGACGCCATCCGCCGCTTCAAGGCGATGGACGACTCGGCGGACTGGATCCACCGCCTGGAGGTCGTCGGCATCGACCTGCGCGACCCGGCCCAGGCCGTGGCCCTCGCGGAGCAGGTCGCCGAGGCGGGCCCGCTCGACATCCTCGTCAACAACGCCACCCAGACCGTACGCCGCCTGCCGTCCGCCTACGCCGCGCTGGTCGAGGGCGAGAGCGCGCCGCTGCCCGCCGGTGAGCTGCCCGCCCACCACGTCATCGGCGCGTTCAACTCCGGCGCGGTCGACGGCCTGGCCGCGCTGCCCCTCGGCACCAGCGGCCTCGATGCCCAGCAGGTCGCCGACCTCGCCCTGGTCGCGGGCAACGCCAGCGTCGAGCGGCACCTCGACGGCACGGCGATCGACGCGGGCGGGCTGGTCCCCGACGTCGTCGAGTCCAACACCTGGGTGCAGACGATCGAGCAGATCTCCCCGGTGGAGCTGCTGGAGACCCAGCTGTGCAACTACACGGCGCCGTTCATCCTGATCAGTCGGCTCCGTCCGGTCATGGCCGAGGCCGCGAAGAAGGCGGCGAGCAAACGCGCGTACGTCGTGAACGTCTCGGCGATGGAGGGCGTGTTCGGCCGCGGCTACAAGGGTGCGGGGCATCCGAACACGAACGCCGCCAAGGCCGCGATGAACATGGTGACGCGGACCAGTGCCCAGGAGATGTTCGAGACCGACGGGATTCTGATGACCTCGGTCGACACCGGGTGGATCACGGACGAGCGGCCGCACTACGACAAGCTGCGGCTGGCCGAGGCCGGGTTCCACGCGCCGCTGGACCTGGTCGACGGGGCGGCTCGGGTCTACGACCCGATCGTGCGGGGTGAGGCGGGGGAGGACCTGTACGGGGTGTTCTTGAAGGATTACGCGCCGGGGAAGTGGTAG
- a CDS encoding wax ester/triacylglycerol synthase family O-acyltransferase — translation MTADLLAPLDLAFWNIESADHPMHLGALGIFSAHSPAAGAHAADLLAARAAGVPGLRMRIRDVWQPLPSALRRPLAFGGAAREPDPDFDALNHVRLHAPTADFHTVAGRLMGRPLRRGRPPWEAHVLPGEDGVSFAVLFKFHHALADGLRALTLAAGVMDPIDMPAPRPRPAEPPRGLLPDVRELPGRLRGALSDVGRALDIGASVARSSLDVRSTPALTCEPSGTRRTAGVLLDLDDVHRVRKTVGGTVNDVLIAVVAGALRRWLDERGDGSEDVAPRALIPVSKRRPRTAYPQGNRLSGYLIRLPVDDPDPLARLASVRTAMDRNKDAGPNRGAGAVALLADHVPALAHRLGGPLVGQAARLWFDILVTSVPLPSLGLRLGGNPLTAVFPFAPLAPGHSVAVAVSTYRGSVHYGLVADGRAVPDLGRLAAAVSAEVRTLITACRS, via the coding sequence TTGACTGCTGACCTGCTCGCTCCTCTCGACCTGGCGTTCTGGAACATCGAGTCCGCGGACCACCCGATGCACCTCGGCGCGCTCGGGATCTTCTCCGCGCACTCACCCGCCGCCGGCGCCCACGCGGCCGACCTGCTCGCGGCCCGCGCCGCCGGCGTGCCCGGACTGCGGATGCGGATCCGCGACGTGTGGCAGCCGCTGCCCTCCGCGCTGCGCCGGCCCCTCGCCTTCGGCGGCGCGGCCCGCGAACCCGACCCGGACTTCGACGCCCTGAACCACGTGCGGCTGCACGCCCCGACCGCCGACTTCCACACGGTCGCGGGCCGGCTCATGGGACGTCCGCTGAGGCGAGGCCGGCCGCCGTGGGAGGCCCATGTGCTGCCCGGCGAGGACGGGGTCTCGTTCGCGGTGCTGTTCAAGTTCCACCACGCCCTGGCCGACGGGCTGCGGGCGCTGACACTCGCCGCGGGCGTCATGGACCCGATCGACATGCCCGCGCCCCGGCCCCGCCCGGCCGAGCCCCCGCGCGGCCTGCTGCCGGACGTGCGCGAGCTGCCCGGGAGGCTGCGCGGCGCGCTGTCCGACGTGGGCCGGGCCCTGGACATCGGCGCCTCCGTCGCCCGCTCCTCCCTCGACGTGCGCTCCACGCCCGCCCTCACCTGTGAGCCGAGCGGCACCCGCCGCACCGCCGGCGTGCTGCTCGACCTCGACGACGTGCACCGCGTCCGCAAGACCGTCGGCGGCACCGTCAACGACGTCCTGATCGCGGTCGTCGCGGGCGCGCTGCGCCGCTGGCTCGACGAGCGCGGCGACGGCAGCGAGGACGTCGCGCCCCGCGCCCTGATCCCCGTCTCCAAGCGGCGCCCGCGTACCGCGTACCCGCAGGGCAACCGGCTCTCCGGCTACCTGATACGGCTTCCGGTGGACGACCCGGATCCGCTGGCCCGCCTCGCCTCGGTCCGCACCGCCATGGACCGCAACAAGGACGCCGGCCCCAACCGGGGCGCGGGCGCCGTCGCCCTGCTCGCCGACCACGTCCCGGCCCTGGCCCACCGGCTGGGCGGGCCCCTGGTCGGCCAGGCGGCCCGGCTCTGGTTCGACATCCTGGTCACCAGCGTGCCCCTGCCCAGCCTCGGCCTGAGGCTCGGCGGCAACCCGCTCACCGCCGTCTTCCCGTTCGCCCCGCTGGCCCCCGGCCACTCCGTGGCGGTGGCGGTCTCGACGTACCGGGGGAGCGTCCACTACGGGCTCGTCGCCGACGGAAGGGCCGTGCCGGACCTCGGCCGGCTCGCGGCGGCCGTCTCCGCGGAGGTGCGCACTCTGATCACCGCCTGCCGGTCCTGA